Below is a genomic region from Candidatus Methylacidiphilales bacterium.
GCAAAATGATTGCGCCGCTGCTGGATCAGATCTCCGGAGAACACTCAGGCAAGGTGATCATTGGGAAAGTGGATGTGGATAAAAACTCCGAGTTGGCCTCCCAGTATAATGTCCGTGCCATTCCGACCCTGCTGATTTTCAAAGACGGCCAGATTAAAGAGCAGATCGTGGGGATGACTTCCAAGTCGGCCTTGTTGCAGAAGCTGGGTCTAAACTAAGATATCGGAACCTGAAAAGGTTGCCCGCCCGTTCAAGGCCCGGGCAATCCACAGGACTTCATTCCGCTTGGCCATGCGTTCACTCCGGCTGACCGAGCCTGCCTTGAGTAATCCAGCATTTGTGGCCACGGCCAGATGGGCGTTTAAGGCGGATATTGAATTGGAAAACAGGTGGAGGGGATATTCCCATCCCCCTTGTTTTTCTTTTTGGCTAAAACAGAAATAATGCTAATATAAACTTCATGAAGAACAATCTGAAATTCATTCTGCCCGTTTGTGTGGTTCTCCTGTTCATGGTTCTCCTTGCGCTCTGGTTTTCCTCCGGGAATGACAGAGGCTCGCAAACAGGGCTTGGGCAGAAGGATCAGGGAGGGAACTGGGTGTCGGCAAAGCAAGGCGACAAGCAGTCTTCCGAGCAAGCTCGCCCAACCCTGGATCCGATGTTACTGACGGCTTTGGCGGAAATGGATCCTGAGAAACGAAAAGAGTTGCTGGAGCAATGGGCCAAATCGGTAGGGGTGGATACAATGGCGGATACGCTGGCACGGATGGAATCCATTCCGGATGGCAAATTAAAATCTGAAGCGCGTGCCGCGCTGTTGGGCAGTTGGAGCGACCGGGATTTGGGCGGGGAGGTAAAGTGGTTTGGGGACCGCGGCGGCGCCGATGGGTTGCACCAGCAGGCGCGCGACGTCCTGGCCCAGGCCATGGCGGATCGTGACCCGGCAGCCATGTTGGACTGGATGAAGAAGTCCATGCCGGAGTCCAGCAGGAAGGAATTGTATATACCAATTTGTCAGCAATGGATGAGCCATGATCCGTCGGGCACGGCGACACTGTTGCGCCGGATGATTGTTTCGTCAACGGCTGACGCAGCGAATCCGGCCTGGATTGATTTGGCGGGGCAGGTTGCGGCGCAATGGTCCAATACGGATGTGAACAGCGCGGTGAGCTGGTCGCAATCTTTGCCGAAAGGGCCTGCCAGGGAGCGGGCGCTTGGGCTGGTGAGCGGCAAGTGGGCTGAAACCAATCCTCAGGGGGCTGCGGCGTATGCGATCCAGGAAAATGATCCCCAATTGGTCCGGAACGTCGCCGCCAAATGGGCGGAAAGCAGTCCCCAGGCCGCTGCAATCTGGGCGAAAGGATTGCCGGCGGGTGAAACCGGCACTGCGGCGATACTGTCCATTGTGCCCATGTGGACTCAGAAAGATCCGGCGGCCGCGGCTGCGTATGCAATCAATCTTCCCCAGGAAGACGTGAAGAACCAGGCCGTTATTGCGGTGGCTTCGGCATGGGCCTACAACAATCCTGCGCAGGCAAAAGCCTGGGTTTCACAATTTCCAAGCGGGTCGCTGCGCGAGCAGGCCATGCAGCAAGTCAAGCTTATTGCCGGGAAGTGACGCTTCCGATTTGCAATCTAAAACACGGATTCATGGCAATACCCTGTGCGTAAGCTTGGGGACCTTCACCCCTGCGCTGACAAGGCACGGAATTGCGTCGGCGAACGGCCCGTGATTTGTTTGAAGCGGCGCGAAAAATAATACTCGTCGCAAAATCCGAGCACGGCGGCAATTTGCTTGTCCGTCAACCGGCGTTCCTGCATGAGTTCGCAGGCGCGGTCCACGAGCCTGCCAGCCCGGTAGCGGGCAGGCGGGTGCCCCACCAGCCGCGTAAAACGTTTGCGAAAGGTCTCCGGACTCGTGCCGAGGTGGCGCGCGATGCTTTCCCAATCGGGCGCTGACACCAGAGTCGCATCAAGTTGCGCGCAGGCCTGTGATGCCCAGCGCAGATCATCCTGATAGGCGGTTTGCCGTCCCGCGCCGGTGACGATTTCCGCCAGCAGGGTTTGGAGGCGGCAGATTTCCAGCAACGGCGGCGCGTATCCGGTCTGGCGGGGCGCGCCGAGAATTGAATCGAAGCGGCGAAACCACACATCCACGGGTT
It encodes:
- the trxA gene encoding thioredoxin, with product MASENLVELSAANFGEKVLNAKGMVLVDFWAEWCGPCKMIAPLLDQISGEHSGKVIIGKVDVDKNSELASQYNVRAIPTLLIFKDGQIKEQIVGMTSKSALLQKLGLN
- a CDS encoding AraC family transcriptional regulator, which codes for MPQQQNAPPARNPKGWRFNNAVASPLGSITSAGFADNSQHGAGPARIFGQYAVVYVLDGNAFYKDAHGTQMDIGPGDMILVFPDLAHSYGPKGNGLWTSLWLSFSGKIFDLWREQGLLDDHHPVHHLEPVDVWFRRFDSILGAPRQTGYAPPLLEICRLQTLLAEIVTGAGRQTAYQDDLRWASQACAQLDATLVSAPDWESIARHLGTSPETFRKRFTRLVGHPPARYRAGRLVDRACELMQERRLTDKQIAAVLGFCDEYYFSRRFKQITGRSPTQFRALSAQG